In Paenibacillus xylanilyticus, the genomic window AGGTCATGACTCTTCATGCGGTTACACAGCACCATGTTCTTCTTAAACGGAGGATACGGTGCTGTTTCTGTGTATCTTCGATCCCGTCATTACATTCGTATCATTTTGAGGTGTTTTTTATTTACCTGATTCACGTTGGGGTGGTTATTCATTAGCTTGTTTTCGATAATGTTGCGGAACTACCCCCATCTGTTTGCGGAAAATCGATGAAAAATAACTAGCACTTTGAAAACCGCAGGCAAGTGCAATTTCACTTATAGATCGTTGTGTCTCTTTTAGCATTTCGCAACTTTTTTGAAGGCGATATTGAGTGACATAATTATTGGGTGTCTGGCCTACATACTTGTTAAACAATGTACAGCACCGACTTCTGCAAACGGCTCCTGCAGATGCGATCTCCTCAAGCGTTATTTTTTGATCATAGTTTTGATGGATGAAACGCGTCATTTCTTGGACATGCATCAAAACTCCAGGTTGCCCGGTGTTAGGTTGTAAATAATCCCCTATCGTTGCACACAAAGATAAAGCTTGCGAGGCCAGACGAAGCGGATTGAGAGGAGTGTGTTTCTTATGCATTTCCTGATAGATTTCTTGAATGGACCGTAATATGTTTCGTTGCCAATCTACCTGATCTGTAAGAACTAGAAAATCAGCCATCGTTAAACCAAATTTTTCTCCCCAGTAGGATTGAATATATGAAGTCTTCTCGCCAAGGATAGAGGGATGAATGACGACGACAAGAAATAAACAATCGTTTTGGTCTGCAAGAGAATAACCGTAATGCAAACGCTGGCTATTCACAAAAAGTCCATCACCTTGATGCAATCGAGTAATAGTTCCATTAACAGAGAAATCCATTGATCCATGCAATACATAGATAAACTCGATGTCTACATGCCAGTGCGCTACTGCTGCATAATTGTTAAATTGATGTAGGCTTCCCTTCCGGACATAGAGCGGTAAATCAGGAAGGTTATAATCCAAACGTTCGGATAAATCAGAAAACACCTCTAAATTTGTCATCAAAGAGACCGTCCTTTGAAAATATACGATTTTTATAAAATTATAGCCAATATTGATGGATACAACAACGATAATATCCTATCCTTATATTGTGAAATTAGCCGAGAGGACAGGATATAGGTGAGAAACCGCATTCAACATCTGGGATCTGGCAATCGTAATTTTAATCGGGAGTTAATGACGCTTGTCATTCCCATTGCGTTACAAAATTTAATATCAGCAACCGTAATATCTGTTGATGTACTTATGCTGGGGATGATTAGTCAATCTGCTATGTCAGCTGTATCACTCGCAGGGCAAATTACTTTTGCATTATCCTTGTTTTATATGGGGATGTCAGCGGGAGCTAGTATCCTCACTGCGCAATACTGGGGTAAGAAAGATACTTCGACCATACAGCGCATTTTGAGCATCGCCTGTATGTTTTCCTTTGGTGTCTCCATTTTGTTTTTCTTATCTTCCTTCTTTCTGCCAGATACACTTATGCGTTTATTCACCAATGATGCAGAACTGATTCAATACGGCTCAAGGTTTCTACAAATGAATTCCTTTTCTTATCTTGTGATGGGAATATCACAGATGTATCTCAGTGTGATTCGAAGTATGGAGAATGCAAAACTTAGTGCGTGGATTAGTTCCTTAGGTTTGATTTTAAACATTTTGCTCAATGCCATTTGCATTTTTGTATTATTCCCATCCAGGCCCGAAGTGGCCATATCTGCGGTAGCGCTTGCCACTGTATTAGCGAGGGGTGTTGAACTAACCTGCTGCATACTTCACTCCATCATCAAAGGACCCATTCGTTTTCGATTACCCGTACGGGACAGCATTCAACGTAATCTATTAAAGGATTTCTTGAAGTATACGCTACCTGTGCAGGGGAATTATATGGTCTGGGGAGGGGCACTTACCGCTACTGCTGCAATAATAGGCCATGTGAACTCCGATCTGGTAGCCGCAAATTCAATAGCGTCTGTCGTTAAAAATCTGGCAGTGGTTCTCTGTGGAGGCATCGCTACTGGGGGCTCTGTACTTGTTGGGAAGTATTTGGGACAAGGTGAATTGGAGAAAGCAAAATATGCGGGCAACAAAATGTGTTTTTATGCTTTATGGTTTGGAGTGATTGCCGGCTGCATGATTCTGCTCATTAAACCGTTCGTATATTCCGTTGCAAATTTGAATGCAACTGCTCAGAGTTACCTAGATGGCATGCTGTACATTAGTGCGTATTATTGTATAGCCAAATCGATAAACTCTACAACGATAGCGGGTATATTCACGGCTGGTGGTGATTCCAAATTTGGATTTTGGTGTGACACCGTTGTCATGTGGTTCATCATTCTGCCGCTTAGTTACCTAAGTGCATTTGTGTGGCATGTACCGCCGATTCTATTGTATACCGTCATCAGCTTAGACGAGATCATTAAACTACCCATTGCTTTAATGCGATACCGACAGTATAAGTGGCTGAATAATCTAACCAGAAACTTTGCCTAAACCTGATCAAAACGGAGGGGTTCGCAAGGTTACTTTAATAAATCTAACGCAAATATAAAGGAGAATGTAGTATGAATATTCAAGAACGAATGGCTAGCAAACAATTATTCACCGATGATGATGCTAATTATCCGAAAGAGGCTGAAGAGTTGGCAAAAGCACGCCAGCGTGGTAAGGCGATATGCTATGAGATTAATAAGTTGCATCCGGATGATGTTGAAAAGCGCAAAATTCTAATGAAACAACTTTTTGGAAATATCGGAGAACATGTATGGTTGGAGCCTCCCATTCGCATGTCATACGGTTCCAATACGACTGTAGGAAATAATGTGTATATTAACTTCAATCTAACGGTGGTTGATGACTACAAAGTTACGATTGGTAATGATGTCATGTTTGGCCCGAATGTTACGATTGCTGTAACGAATCATCCTGTACACCCGGAAAAGCGCAAAGAAGGCGGGATGTTTGCATTACCCGTGGTCATTGAGGATGGGGTGTGGGTCGGGAGCGGAGCGATTATTGTACCAGGAGTCACGATTGGTAAAGGGAGTGTCATCGGTGCTGGGAGTGTAGTAACCAAGGATATTCCTGCGAATGTAATTGCTGTTGGGAATCCATGCAAAGTTCTTCGTAAGATTACGGATCATGATAAAGAGTTCTACTATAAAGATATGCGTTTTGATCAAGTTGAATGGTAAAAGAGCGGACACGTTTAGATTACGGTTTATGTAAAAGCCATATAGAACCAGAGGATTTTCGAACATCCATCTATTAGAGAGGAGTTTTCCGTTGGTTATCATTTATTTTATTATTACAATAGTCTCTCTGTATTTTGTCATATCAGCCATTGTGCATTCGCGTTCCACCCACGTGATAGCAAATAGAATGAAAAAACAATTTGAACATTACTTTCATGAAGATGCCCACCAAAATGACAGGAGCAGTTAATGCAAAAGAGCCAGAGGGGACGAAGAGATCTCGTACTCTCTGGCTCTTTTCTCTTAATATGGTCATCAATGGTTATTAATTGAGAACATCGGCATATTCAGGGATGTGGTCGAAACGTCCCTTGGCAAACGGGCACAAAGGTAAAATCTTAATACCGTTTTCCCGCGCGTATTCCACCATAGCTTTGAGCAGCTTGTCGCCAAGCCCTTGTCCCCGGTAAGCATTTTCAACCAATGTGTGGTCAATTATGTACAGCTCCGGACTTGAGATTACATACGTCATGACCGCAGCAATGTCGCCTTTATCCTGAATAATAAATCTTTTATTAGCAGGTTCGTGTTCTACATGATGCATGTTCATCCCTCTTTCCTTGTTGAATATTCATCGTCCAGACGTTTATACGTGAGTGCTCCGCTTGGACATGTGTCAATATGCCGGGCAATGGCCTCTGAAGTATCGCCATCGGGATTCACCCAAGGACGTTTGCTCAAATCAAACACAGCAGGGAGGCCCTTTACGCAAATACCGGAATGAATGCATACCTCAGAATCAAACATGACTTCGATATCTTTACCGTAGTACAACTTCTGTTTACTCATCGTTCATTCACATCTTTCACTTTTGAGTTTGTTTATAGACATGATTCAACCTTCGAAAGGGAACCTTCTGAACCGACATAGCATTGGCAACCGTGGCCAGCAATTTTTGGCATGGCTCTCGATGTCCGAATTATAATGAGGAAATCGGGATTAGTCAACGAGACGATTCTCCTATATGTTTGGGTGCATTCGTGGTTATGGGTTGCTTTAATTCATCTAACGGGCAGATAAATGAACTCTATCAGGAATATTCGTTTATACTTATGTCATATCAGATTCATCGCAAAAACGATATAGAAAGTGGGGAAACAACATTTATGATTCCATTAGTATATGACCAGATTAACCTTTGGGGAAAAGATGATGAATTTTTCCTTGCATTGCTAAAGAGCTTGAACGTGAAGTCTATAGCTGACTTAGGCTGTGGAACAGGAAGGTGGACTACACATCTTGCTCAAAATGGATATACAATCACAGCTATTGATCCCCATGAAGAAGCGATCGAACTGGCGAGAAGTAAGGATGATTCAGGCCATGTGAACTGGATTGTAGGAGACAGCTCCAATTTACAAACCAATACGTATGAAGCGGTTATTATGACAGCCAATGTTGCACAGGTATTTCTTACAGATGATAGTTGGAAACAAATGATCTCAGACGTATTCCAATCCCTTAAAGCTGGCGGTCACTTTATTTTTGATACAAGAAATCCCCTGGTAAAAGTGTGGGAAGAGTGGGAGAAGGATATGAGTCCTGATACAGCCAAAGACAGGCTAAGTGGAGACCCGCTTGAAATCTATACAGAATATGAGGGGGTTGAGCGAGATGTTTATACGTTCTATGAAACTGTGAAAAATACAAAAACAAATGAAGTCCTGGTTCATGAAAAAATGCAGATACGATTTCGAAAGCAAGAAGAATTGGATGAGTCACTGAAACAAGCCGGTTTTTCAAAAATTGAAACATTTGGGGATTGGGAATTTAAATACGCAAATTCTGAAAGTCGATCTTTTATTTTTCATTGCGTAAAATAGAGTTATTGAAAAGCGCAATAATAGTGATCGCAAAAAAGGATAGCGCCTTTTACATGACAAAGCAGCAGATCAACAAGATCGGCTGCTTTGTCATTTTTACCATGTATGCTTTAATTATAATTTAATGGTGATATGAATATTTATTTCCTAATATTATACAATAAATGGTTCTTATTCTGATATAATGGATGCTTCATGATTTAGATGCTGAAAGCAATGAAAGATGAGCATGCGTAGGTGAAAAAAGGAGGGCAACGCAAAAATGGATTTAACATTTGGAAACGTTACGATACTTATTCCCCCTTTACACATCACGATTATCTTAGTAGTTATTATTTTCTTATTAGTAAGGTGGAGCAAACAATTAGAAACAAGACGTTTTACGGTATTTTTTTACTTTTTATTCAGTACTACCATTACTCCGATTTACACTAGTTACACATCAAAGGGTTACTTTCAGCTATGGATTCCTATAGGATTTATAATCATGCTCCTTTATTTATTTGGCGGTAAAAGAAGAAATCATCCAGCTAAAGTGAAAGCAAGCATTTTGGGGTTCGCCATAGCCATATACCAGCTCATTCTTAAATATGTCGGATAGATTCTAAACTCAATAACAACAAGAAAGCAGCCGATCATTGTGATTGGCTGTTTTAATCATTAAGGAGTATGCTGTTGTAATCCACATTCCACTTGAATAATATGGTAATATTTTTATTGTGGATTCTTTTCTTGCAAAGGTTAGGAGGGCTATGTCTTAGTGAAAACGATTTTTGATCTATCGGCTGCAAAAGAAATCTTGGGACGGATCGATCAATTAAAGCAAGATGTTCAACCTGAGTGGGGGCGCATGAATGCTGCTCAGATGCTTGCTCATTGCTCTTCGTTCCAAGACATAGCAACGGGAAAAACCCATTCCTCAAGAAGCTTGCTAGGCATACTGGTTGGAAAGTTTGCAAAACCCATTTTTTATAATGACAAGCCGCTTCCCCGTAATATGTCTACGATTCCAAGCATGGTGATCATGGATACAAGAGAGTTTGAAGTAGAAAAAGAAAAGCTCGAACAAAATATATTGACGCTACAACGTGAAGGTCTCAAAAATGGTGCAGTTCCCCATCCTTTTTTTGGAAGACTGACTTCCGAGGAATGGGGTAAAGGAATCTACAAGCACTTGGACCATCATCTGAAGCAATTTGGCGTTTGAGAAGTAGGGAAAGTGCTGAGTGCTAGTATTTAGAAGAGCCAACTAGGGATGAGATATGGCATAGGAAGAACTGAGGCAAGCTAGAAGAGGTAAATTAGAAAATATAAAGAAGTGGACCCATCAGATGGGTATCCACTTCTTTTTGTATTCAACTACTTGCTCAGAGAACGCCAATAGCGACATATTTCAGCATGATTAAGATACATTCTTCTCCATCTTACTTTCTGACAAGAGTAGGCTCGGCTGGCATAATTCCAGGTGTCGACTCTCTGATAATGGGTGCAGTCACAATATGCGAGACCTGATAAGGCTGTTCGGGGTTGTCGATTCGGGATAACAGCATTTCGGCTGCCTTAATCCCCATCTCGTTACTATAAATATGGACCGTCGTTAACGGAGGTTCAATAATTCTGGATTCAGGTGCGTTATCGAATCCACATACCACAATATCCTGCGGAACCGTGACCTCTCTTAATTTGAAAGCTCTGATTAGATCCACCGCAATGAAGTCATTGGCACACACATATGCGGAAGGGAACGACTCCAGTGCAGCTACTCGCTCCCTTATCCAACCAGGTTTGGAGAAGTACAGTTTATCATTGTCTGTAATGCAGTGGGCTGGATCGACCTGCAATCCCGATTCCAACATCGCCCGGTGATATCCAGTCCATCGTTCGTTGAAGCTTTTACAGTGATTGTAGTCTCCAGCGAATCCGATACTTTTGTAGCCGCTATCAATTAATTTTTTGGTTAACTGATACGTGCTATGTTCATTCTCCATAAGAAGAAGATCCGCATGGAAATCCGGATAGCAGATGTTGGCTGCACAATCGATAAAGACCGTCGGAATTCCGAGCTCTGTGATGAGGCGGGTATATTCCAGGTTGAATAACTCGATGCAGATGATGCCGTCCACTTTGGAAATGTCAAAATTGTTAGGTAGGGTAAGGGCTTCTTCATCAACTTCACGAACGATATGAATGGACAGGTTATAGCCCTCGGCACTAATTCTTTTCTCCAAACCGCTAATGAGCAGCGATCCAAAATGAGACGTATTCGGCAGGTTCTCTGTTAAGAGGGCGATATTGCCCGGCGTTTTACTCAGGACATGCTCACTTTCCATATAAGCAAATTGTTTATATCTTAATTCAATGGCTTTCTTAATCACACGACTTCGTGTTTCTTCCGGGATGTTTCCGCTATCATTCAGGGCTTTGGAAGCCGTATTTCGGGAGATGCCCAGAGCATCTGCGATATCCTGTATCGTAACTTTCTCTTTTGCCATGTCGTGCCTCACCTCTATTGGTCAATTGATCGTCTCAAGTGTTTTCTAAATCAAATGTATAATATATCGAAGCAAATAGCAATTGTAAATTTACAAATACACAATTTATAATTGTTTTTGTCAATTTTATATTTCACATTCTTTATTTATTCGTCATTTAGTTTTACATCGTATACTGCTGAGGTAGAAGCCTTTGTTACAGGATGAAATACGTTATATAATAGGCTTTTTTTTGGGTATTGATTCCGCATTTCATAGAAATAGAACAGAGTTATGCATAAAAAAGTGAAGCGAATGCACAATTATTTTTTCACATTTTGTATTGACTAAACGATACATATCCTGATAAATTGTAAAATATCAAATAATCAATTGTAAATATTGAAAGCCCTTACTATGAGCAATTGTAAACTTTAATGATGAACGGGGGTCGTATGTTGGATAACACAGTAAACACCAATAAGAAGATGGGGAAGAGCCTCAAAGAGAGGAGTTCCATTTTTCATCCGTTACAGCAGCTCAAAAAGAATTATTTCCTGTATGTATTGCTTGCGCCAGCTCTAATCCTGACACTGATCTTCAAATACATTCCGATGTATGGAGCCATCATCGCATTTAAGGACTTCAGTCCGATCAAGGGGATTATGGGCAGTGAGTGGGTGGGCCTGAAACATTTCGAGAAGTTTTTGGCTTCACCCAATTTTGATGTCATTTTTATGAATACGCTTAAGCTCAGCTTTTTGGGATTGATTTTCAGCTTCCCGGTGCCTATTTTGCTGGCTCTCATGCTGAATCAGGTGCGACAAGCTGCAGTGAAGAAGAACATTCAATTGTTTCTGTATGCACCGAATTTTATATCCGTTGTCGTAGTTGTGGGCATGCTCTTCATCTTCTTATCGCCGACAGGTCCCATTAATCAATTGACCACATGGATTACAGGTCAGCCAATCATGTTTATGTCCGAACCCGAATATTTCCGCTGGATCTACATCTTGTCCGATATCTGGACGGGGGCAGGCTGGGCTTCAATTATATACGTTGCGGCTTTGGCCAATGTCGATCCAGAGCTTCACAATGCAGCCAATCTGGATGGAGCCAATCTTCTTCAACGTATTCGCCACATTGACCTTCCGACCATCCGCCCGATTATGGCTATTGTGTTTATCCTTGCAGCTGGCGGAATTATGTCGATCGGATTCGAGAAGGCATACCTGATGCAGACATCCATGAACCTGCCGTCATCCGAAATTATTGCCACCTATGTGTACAAGGTCGGATTACAGTCCGGTGATTACGCCTATTCTGCGGCCGTAGGGTTGTTTAACTCCATCATTAACGTCATCCTGCTTGTCACCGTGAATCTGATCGTGAAGAAATTAAACGAAGGCGAAGGCCTTTACTAGAAAGGAGTATCACTCATGACTATCAAACCGACGGGGCTGGATCGTCTGATCCTTGCACTGAACGCGATCTTTCTCACCTGTGCTGTACTGGTTGTGGTCGTTCCTCTCATTTATATTGTTATCGCTTCCTTTATGGATCCAACCGTGCTGCTTAATCAGGGCCTGTCCTTCAATGTATCCGACTGGAGTCTGGATGGTTATCAGATGATTCTGTCCAATCCGGCGATGATTCGAGGCTTCGCAAATGCGGTGCTGTACTCGGTTTCGTTTGCCTTCGTGACCGTGGCGGTTTCGATCTGTGCAGGTTATGCCTTGTCTGAGGAAAGGCTGGCGGGAAGAGGATTTTTCATGGTTCTGTTTATCATTACGATGTTCTTCGGTGGCGGCCTCATTCCAACCTACCTTCTGGTGCGCAATCTCGGCATGCTGGATACCATATGGGCGATCATCATTCCGGGAGCGGTTAACGTATGGAACATCATTCTCTCCAGAACTTTTTTCAAAGGTGTACCCAGGGAGCTGAAAGAAGCTGCGAACGTGGACGGTGCTTCCGATATGAAGATTTTCTTTCAGATTGTCATTCCGCTATCCAAACCGATCATTTTTGTCCTTGCGCTGTACGCATTCGTCGGGCAGTGGAATTCCTATTTTGATGCCATGATTTATTTGGATAATCCCAATCTTCATCCCTTACAGCTCGTTCTGCGTTCCATTCTGATCCAGAATCAGGCTGCCCCGGGCATGATCAGTGATCAGCTTGCCATGGCGGAGCTCAAACGGCTATCCGAGATGATTAAGTATTCTGCGATTGTCATTTCGAGTCTGCCGCTGATCATCATGTATCCGTTCTTCCAGAAGTATTTCGAAAAGGGTGTCATGGTAGGTTCACTCAAATAGTGAACAGCCTGAGATATCTTAAGTCAGATCCAACAATATAAAGTGGAGGTCACGTCATGAAAAAAGTGAAAAAGTCCAAAAGAGGCATTACATCGGTATCCCTTTCCATGTTGTCTGCTGTACTTCTGCTCACGGCCTGT contains:
- a CDS encoding sugar O-acetyltransferase is translated as MNIQERMASKQLFTDDDANYPKEAEELAKARQRGKAICYEINKLHPDDVEKRKILMKQLFGNIGEHVWLEPPIRMSYGSNTTVGNNVYINFNLTVVDDYKVTIGNDVMFGPNVTIAVTNHPVHPEKRKEGGMFALPVVIEDGVWVGSGAIIVPGVTIGKGSVIGAGSVVTKDIPANVIAVGNPCKVLRKITDHDKEFYYKDMRFDQVEW
- a CDS encoding DUF1569 domain-containing protein, whose amino-acid sequence is MKTIFDLSAAKEILGRIDQLKQDVQPEWGRMNAAQMLAHCSSFQDIATGKTHSSRSLLGILVGKFAKPIFYNDKPLPRNMSTIPSMVIMDTREFEVEKEKLEQNILTLQREGLKNGAVPHPFFGRLTSEEWGKGIYKHLDHHLKQFGV
- a CDS encoding ABC transporter permease produces the protein MGKSLKERSSIFHPLQQLKKNYFLYVLLAPALILTLIFKYIPMYGAIIAFKDFSPIKGIMGSEWVGLKHFEKFLASPNFDVIFMNTLKLSFLGLIFSFPVPILLALMLNQVRQAAVKKNIQLFLYAPNFISVVVVVGMLFIFLSPTGPINQLTTWITGQPIMFMSEPEYFRWIYILSDIWTGAGWASIIYVAALANVDPELHNAANLDGANLLQRIRHIDLPTIRPIMAIVFILAAGGIMSIGFEKAYLMQTSMNLPSSEIIATYVYKVGLQSGDYAYSAAVGLFNSIINVILLVTVNLIVKKLNEGEGLY
- a CDS encoding LacI family DNA-binding transcriptional regulator — translated: MAKEKVTIQDIADALGISRNTASKALNDSGNIPEETRSRVIKKAIELRYKQFAYMESEHVLSKTPGNIALLTENLPNTSHFGSLLISGLEKRISAEGYNLSIHIVREVDEEALTLPNNFDISKVDGIICIELFNLEYTRLITELGIPTVFIDCAANICYPDFHADLLLMENEHSTYQLTKKLIDSGYKSIGFAGDYNHCKSFNERWTGYHRAMLESGLQVDPAHCITDNDKLYFSKPGWIRERVAALESFPSAYVCANDFIAVDLIRAFKLREVTVPQDIVVCGFDNAPESRIIEPPLTTVHIYSNEMGIKAAEMLLSRIDNPEQPYQVSHIVTAPIIRESTPGIMPAEPTLVRK
- a CDS encoding AraC family transcriptional regulator; the protein is MTNLEVFSDLSERLDYNLPDLPLYVRKGSLHQFNNYAAVAHWHVDIEFIYVLHGSMDFSVNGTITRLHQGDGLFVNSQRLHYGYSLADQNDCLFLVVVIHPSILGEKTSYIQSYWGEKFGLTMADFLVLTDQVDWQRNILRSIQEIYQEMHKKHTPLNPLRLASQALSLCATIGDYLQPNTGQPGVLMHVQEMTRFIHQNYDQKITLEEIASAGAVCRSRCCTLFNKYVGQTPNNYVTQYRLQKSCEMLKETQRSISEIALACGFQSASYFSSIFRKQMGVVPQHYRKQANE
- a CDS encoding class I SAM-dependent methyltransferase encodes the protein MIPLVYDQINLWGKDDEFFLALLKSLNVKSIADLGCGTGRWTTHLAQNGYTITAIDPHEEAIELARSKDDSGHVNWIVGDSSNLQTNTYEAVIMTANVAQVFLTDDSWKQMISDVFQSLKAGGHFIFDTRNPLVKVWEEWEKDMSPDTAKDRLSGDPLEIYTEYEGVERDVYTFYETVKNTKTNEVLVHEKMQIRFRKQEELDESLKQAGFSKIETFGDWEFKYANSESRSFIFHCVK
- a CDS encoding MATE family efflux transporter; the protein is MRNRIQHLGSGNRNFNRELMTLVIPIALQNLISATVISVDVLMLGMISQSAMSAVSLAGQITFALSLFYMGMSAGASILTAQYWGKKDTSTIQRILSIACMFSFGVSILFFLSSFFLPDTLMRLFTNDAELIQYGSRFLQMNSFSYLVMGISQMYLSVIRSMENAKLSAWISSLGLILNILLNAICIFVLFPSRPEVAISAVALATVLARGVELTCCILHSIIKGPIRFRLPVRDSIQRNLLKDFLKYTLPVQGNYMVWGGALTATAAIIGHVNSDLVAANSIASVVKNLAVVLCGGIATGGSVLVGKYLGQGELEKAKYAGNKMCFYALWFGVIAGCMILLIKPFVYSVANLNATAQSYLDGMLYISAYYCIAKSINSTTIAGIFTAGGDSKFGFWCDTVVMWFIILPLSYLSAFVWHVPPILLYTVISLDEIIKLPIALMRYRQYKWLNNLTRNFA
- a CDS encoding carbohydrate ABC transporter permease, encoding MTIKPTGLDRLILALNAIFLTCAVLVVVVPLIYIVIASFMDPTVLLNQGLSFNVSDWSLDGYQMILSNPAMIRGFANAVLYSVSFAFVTVAVSICAGYALSEERLAGRGFFMVLFIITMFFGGGLIPTYLLVRNLGMLDTIWAIIIPGAVNVWNIILSRTFFKGVPRELKEAANVDGASDMKIFFQIVIPLSKPIIFVLALYAFVGQWNSYFDAMIYLDNPNLHPLQLVLRSILIQNQAAPGMISDQLAMAELKRLSEMIKYSAIVISSLPLIIMYPFFQKYFEKGVMVGSLK
- a CDS encoding GNAT family N-acetyltransferase produces the protein MHHVEHEPANKRFIIQDKGDIAAVMTYVISSPELYIIDHTLVENAYRGQGLGDKLLKAMVEYARENGIKILPLCPFAKGRFDHIPEYADVLN
- a CDS encoding (4Fe-4S)-binding protein encodes the protein MSKQKLYYGKDIEVMFDSEVCIHSGICVKGLPAVFDLSKRPWVNPDGDTSEAIARHIDTCPSGALTYKRLDDEYSTRKEG